The sequence CGAAGTATATAAGCATGCTTGATTGGAAATTTAATATTTTTAGAGGATATCTCGCAATTATTTAAATCCAAACAACTGAGACCAGTTACGTTAAATGAAGACTGAAGAAACGAAATCATTGGATCGCTTTCATCAATAATTACTATACGTGAAATTTGTGTTAGTTCTTTTTCGGAAAGAATATTTTGAATTTTTGTAGCAACAACTCGATATGACTCAACATTGCCAGAGTTAAGCCAGTCAGCTGAAATTATAAGATCCCATTTATTTGGAGAGTCTTCTCTTAAAAATAGAGCAAAAAATACAATATCTCCATTTTCCTTAATAAGTTCAGCAAGAATGTTTTTTAGTTTTTCAATTATTTCTTTCATAGCTCTCTTAGAATTTTTTTAGCAGCATCTAACATACCAATCACATCTTGCTTGTTCTTAGTTCGGCATGCATAACGTGTCTCTGGATTCCATTCATTAATAATCGACCACTCTGCCAAAAATGCTTTTTTAATTTTTTTTTCTTTGCCACTCAAGCACAAAAGAGAATCTAAGTTATGAACTTTGAATGAATTTAGATTTTCAAATTCTTTTTTATTATTTGGAAAACCATCCCAATTTAATGCTTTGCATATTCTTCGTTTTAAGGCTAGCTCGATGGCATAACCGCAAAGGTAATAGGCACCATCGTACCTTTTTGCCTTCATTAAAATCTCCGCATCTTTAAGGCGATCTTTAATCAGTTCGTTAAGTTCTTTGATCGTAATCATTTGTGATTAAACTTGTATTAATCCGAATGGATGAATCATGCTAGTAATTTCCTTTTCACAATCCCAACCTCTTAGCCAGCCTGCAAGGACAAGCCGGAATTGACAACATTCAGCTTATCGAAAATACCCTCAATAATATTCTTCTTAGTAACAAACAACATATCAGGGCCGCCACAGTGAAGATTGCTGAAGGGAGGTTCATAAAGAGCGGAAACATCCATCATGCCGCGTGCGGTGAGTTGATCTATTACCATTTCGATAAAACGAATCTGTTGAGGAGAGAGGCTTCGGTCTGTTAAGAACTCAGCAAATAGAGAGTGAGCAGCAGAACGGTCCAACCCTACTAAACTGCGGACAAAATGGGCCAAGGATGGAGCGCCGCTCCTAATAAGCAATCCAGAAAGCAATGTTTTTCCATCTTCTTCGCCGATTTCAGCAAGCGTAGTCTCTAAGCCATGTAGATCAGTGTCAGTGAGGGGTTGATTGGTCCGCAAACGATGGATCACAATATGATTATGATGATTGCGGAGAAAATCCTTGACCTTCTTTTCGTACTGAACTCCGGTCATTTTAGGCATATAGATAGCTTCTTCTTCCCGAACCATCATAATTTCGTCCTTAAAGTCGGTGTAAACAACTGTCCGTTTCTTTTTATCTAGAAATGGCACCAATTCGCGTAGACGCAAACGCAATTCTTCTAAGCTATCCAAATTGATTCCATCCCAGAAAACGGATTCCTGTATGGATGCAAGATAAGCAAGCTGAACTTTTACAGACGGAATAGCGCTCTTTTCTTCGAGCAACATAGCGATCTCCATTACGCGCTGACGGCAGCGCTCAAACATCCCAGTCTCACCTTTGGCGTGAGCGAGTTGCATACGCAAAGCGATCAAGTCGAACTGGCGCGACTCTATCTCGTCATTTTCTATCTCGCTAGGAAGCCCTGCGACATCGCGCTGAAGAATTTCAAGGTCGGATTCGCTCAGTTGATCCCACACCTCGCGATTTTGAAAACGCTCCACAGCTTCAAGGCGCATCCGAACGATAAAATTCTCTCGATTCATCAACGAGACTTCCTCATGCAGTCCCTTGACAAGAGATCTCTTAAGAATGGCTTCAGTATTCATTTCGGGCAAAGTTTGAATTTGAGCTAACAACTGCACGCGTGCCTGGAAAAGGCGAGCACTTAGCGAAACACCCCCGCTTGCTTCGATGCCGTCCGGATTTTCTTTGAAGTAATCAAAGTTGAAACAGAAATCAAATACGCGGAAGTCTTTTTTATCTTCATTGGGCCCATACAAATCAGGACACAGTCTTGTGCCACGGCCAATCATTTGCCAGAACTTGATCTTTGAATAGACAGGTTTGAAGAAGACTAGATTGACGACCTCCGGCACATCAATGCCTGTGTCGAGCATATCTACTGAAATCGCAATATGCGGCAATTTATCCTTTTGCGAGAAATCGTCGATCAAGCTCTGCGAATACTTGGCAAAATTGTCGATGACGCGGGCAAAGTGTCCTTTATACTGCGGATAATGGTGGTTGAACCGCTTTTCGATAAAGGCTGCATGTTCATGATTTCGGGCAAAAATAATGGTTTTTCCCACCCTATCGCCGCTTTCAACCTTATGGCCATTTTCCATTAGGTAATGGAGAACCTTATCTACAGTATCTCTATTAAAGAGCCAGTTATTGATGGCTGATGCATTGATTTTCTCAGGCGCTTCACGCGAATCTCCCTCATCTCCCCAGTCTAGGCTCTCCCACTGCTCTTTTTCTTCATCGCTGAGAGCATAATAGTCAATGCCTTCACGAGGAAACCTCAGATCTACTTGTTTTACTCTAGGTGGAACGAGGAATCCATCCGCTACTGCCGTATCTAGCTCGTATGCATCGGTTGGCACTCCAGATTGTAGGTCGAATAGTTCGTAGGTATTTTTATCCACCTGATCTCTAGGTGTGGCGGTCAGGCCAACCAGGAACGAATCAAAATACCGGAAGATTGCACCATATTTCTGATAGACCGAGCGGTGTGCTTCGTCAATGATCACCAAATCGAAATGTCCGACACCAAACCGCGCCTCATTACCCGTTGTCTCGTCAATCAACCCCATCATTGTCGGATAGGTACTAACGTAGATCCTACCTTCCTTCTCTTTTTCAGTGACGAGATTGACCGGGCTGGACTCCGTCAGGTGCTTTTTAAAAGCATTAACTGCCTGATTTACCAAAGATTTCCTATCTGCCAAGAATAGTACCCGCTTTACCCAGCCCGCTTGCTGCAGTAATTCCACCAGCGCAATCGCTGTTCGGGTCTTACCCGTGCCAGTTGCCATGACTAGCAACGCCTTGCGACGCGCTTGAGCAAACTGTTTTGCGATACTGCCGATTGCACGCTTTTGGTAATAGCGACCAGCAATTTCGTCTTTTATCTTTGCTACATCTAAGGGTTGTTGATTTGTTCGTCGCCGGATTAAACTGTTCAGCTCTTCTTTCTTATAAAAGCCTGATACTAGACGGGGAGGATAGTTAAGATCGTCCCATAGGTAGGTTTTATAACCGTTTGTGTAAAAGATGATCGGTCGCTGACCATGCATTTTCTCAAGACAATCGGCATAGAGTTTAGCTTGCTGCTGTCCCTTTTCCGGATTGGTGGTGGACCTCTTCGCTTCTACTAAAGCGAGCGGCTTGCCATCGTCTCCCCATAGCACATAGTCGACGAAGCCGATGCCATGGTTGTTTGGCATACCTGTGACTTTATATTCTCTGTCACGCTTCTGATCCAATCTCCAGCCTGCCCGCTGTAATTCTGCATCGATCAAATATTGGCGGGTTTCCGCTTCAGAATAATCATGTGTGTCGACCTGTTGCTGGGCCGCCATGCGAACTTCGGCTAGTTGCTCACGCAGAGCCTTTAATTCAGTATCGAGTTTATCCCTTTCCTGCTGCTGTTTGAAAACGGCGGTACTCTGCTCGGCTAGTTTCTTCTCAAGTATTTCCAATTCCTTGCGAGGCACAACCTCGCCATGGCTCGCGGACGGTACGCATTCATCTCGCCATTGTGACTCTGCCGGCGTGGCGAGAGGAGCATATGTACGCACAAGCCAATAACAGATGTGATAAAGTTCCTTGACCGCTTGCAGGGCATCATATTGGCGCACCGGGCGCACATCATGCACGGCCTGATTGCCGATCTTTAGAATCAGGCGAGCCTTTTGAAATAGCGCTTCTGGGAGGAGGTTTTGGAAGCTGGGTTCGTGTAAAAGCGCACCTAAGCTCTGATCATATGGCATCCGCAGGCTGGCATCATGTCGATAGAGCCAGTGAATAATCGCTTCCAGGGTGAATCGGGCATGAAAACACGCGGCCCTTGGGTCATCCATGATGTAGCTTTCCGCCTTAATAGCAGATTCTTTAAGAGCGCGGAATTCAGAAGGCAGAAAAGCAAAGTTACTCATGGCTACAGCTCACCATTAAAGGCGCGTTGTTGTAGGGAAGCGAAAAGCGCGTCGAGTTCGGCTAGGTGAGCGCGCAACCTAACCTTCTGACGTTCGACGGATTCGACAATAGCAGCGAAGCGGCATTGAAGGTCTACGGGAGGTTTGGGAATAGGAATTTTTTGAAACTCCTTAGCATTGATATTTGCCATACCCACAATATTTTTACAGTTGTTCCTTAAGAACGTCTTTATCTGAGGAGTATTCATAAAGGCACCAATGTATTCAGGATCAGCTAATTCATTCACGATTCCTCTAACAAGATAACCTGCAAATGCCATCGGCTCACTCTTACGAAAAACCGCAGTTTTTCCTACAAGTTCCTTGCTGTTTGTTCTATTAAATAGTATTTCTCCTCGATGAACTAAGTGCTTTGGCAATTCTTTCTCATCAAGGTCAATATATTTCAGACTACTAAAGTCCCATTCACCAGAATAGGTAATGTTGTTCATACGAAGAATAGGATAGCTGCCTTTCTCAGAGTTAGCCTTTTTGCTTGTACCATAATTAGCGGATTTAAGAAGGTCACCGATCACCCCCATTTCCCATCCCATAGGATTGGTAATGGGATCGCCAAACATATCAAGGAAAGTAGATTGAAGGAGAGTATCAAGCAATGCGATGGACTCGCGGCGCTTGGCCCGCAAAGCGTCCGCTACATCCAGAATCGCTGCAATCCGCTTCTGTTCAGCAAATGGTGGAAGAGGGATCTGGAGATTTAAAATTTTTTTGTGATCAAGATTTGAGATATTTGTTGTCTGATTTCCAAAAGAGCGTACTTTTCTTTGTATCTCATCTGACGAAAACCAACGATAAAGGTAGGCTGAATCTAATTCATTAGTCCTCGTTCTGAGAATTGAGATGAACCCTCCTGCAGTACTAGGGTATTGAAGCTCTCTGACCTGACAGCACTTGCCAACAAGATTCCAGCTGTTTGCACTTGATACAAGGATATCTCCTTTTAAAATCATTTTCTCTGGGTTTTTGATAAGGCTTCTAGGAATTGCTATTAAATCACTTGTGTCCAGAGTTGCTTGAACGTTTTTCGTCCGCAGACAAATTACGGCTTCCTTATCCTGCAGATCGCATATCTCATTTGGTTTGAATGTGATCCCTCTAATTAACTTTGCGTGTACACCAAGTGATATAAGATTCATTGGAACATCTCCTCAAACTCCGCATGTCCCTGCGTAATCTCATCTTCCAGCTTCTTAAGCCGTGCAAGAATAACCTTAGGGGCGTCATACTCTACTGTCTTGTATGTCACTTCTTTGTAACGGTTAATCGAAAGATCATAATCGTTGTTGACTATCTCAGCCTTGGGCACCAAAAAGCTTTTATCCGTGCGAGCGCGATCAACCTCAGCATCACGTTTCTGCCAACGGGCAAGAATATCCTCAAGGTCACTCTTATCTGGCTGCGGAGTACGCTTATCATCGAGCGAGTATCCATCCGACTGCATATCGTAAAACCAGACATTGTCTGTCCCGCCGGAATTGGTCTTAGTGAAGAATAGGATAGCGGTGGAGACCCCAGCATAGGGTTTAAAGACCCCGGATGGCATGGATATAATGGCATCGAGCTTTTGGTCCTCTACCAAGATTTTGCGCAGCGT comes from Candidatus Protochlamydia phocaeensis and encodes:
- a CDS encoding restriction endonuclease subunit S, which gives rise to MNLISLGVHAKLIRGITFKPNEICDLQDKEAVICLRTKNVQATLDTSDLIAIPRSLIKNPEKMILKGDILVSSANSWNLVGKCCQVRELQYPSTAGGFISILRTRTNELDSAYLYRWFSSDEIQRKVRSFGNQTTNISNLDHKKILNLQIPLPPFAEQKRIAAILDVADALRAKRRESIALLDTLLQSTFLDMFGDPITNPMGWEMGVIGDLLKSANYGTSKKANSEKGSYPILRMNNITYSGEWDFSSLKYIDLDEKELPKHLVHRGEILFNRTNSKELVGKTAVFRKSEPMAFAGYLVRGIVNELADPEYIGAFMNTPQIKTFLRNNCKNIVGMANINAKEFQKIPIPKPPVDLQCRFAAIVESVERQKVRLRAHLAELDALFASLQQRAFNGEL
- a CDS encoding DEAD/DEAH box helicase family protein; protein product: MSNFAFLPSEFRALKESAIKAESYIMDDPRAACFHARFTLEAIIHWLYRHDASLRMPYDQSLGALLHEPSFQNLLPEALFQKARLILKIGNQAVHDVRPVRQYDALQAVKELYHICYWLVRTYAPLATPAESQWRDECVPSASHGEVVPRKELEILEKKLAEQSTAVFKQQQERDKLDTELKALREQLAEVRMAAQQQVDTHDYSEAETRQYLIDAELQRAGWRLDQKRDREYKVTGMPNNHGIGFVDYVLWGDDGKPLALVEAKRSTTNPEKGQQQAKLYADCLEKMHGQRPIIFYTNGYKTYLWDDLNYPPRLVSGFYKKEELNSLIRRRTNQQPLDVAKIKDEIAGRYYQKRAIGSIAKQFAQARRKALLVMATGTGKTRTAIALVELLQQAGWVKRVLFLADRKSLVNQAVNAFKKHLTESSPVNLVTEKEKEGRIYVSTYPTMMGLIDETTGNEARFGVGHFDLVIIDEAHRSVYQKYGAIFRYFDSFLVGLTATPRDQVDKNTYELFDLQSGVPTDAYELDTAVADGFLVPPRVKQVDLRFPREGIDYYALSDEEKEQWESLDWGDEGDSREAPEKINASAINNWLFNRDTVDKVLHYLMENGHKVESGDRVGKTIIFARNHEHAAFIEKRFNHHYPQYKGHFARVIDNFAKYSQSLIDDFSQKDKLPHIAISVDMLDTGIDVPEVVNLVFFKPVYSKIKFWQMIGRGTRLCPDLYGPNEDKKDFRVFDFCFNFDYFKENPDGIEASGGVSLSARLFQARVQLLAQIQTLPEMNTEAILKRSLVKGLHEEVSLMNRENFIVRMRLEAVERFQNREVWDQLSESDLEILQRDVAGLPSEIENDEIESRQFDLIALRMQLAHAKGETGMFERCRQRVMEIAMLLEEKSAIPSVKVQLAYLASIQESVFWDGINLDSLEELRLRLRELVPFLDKKKRTVVYTDFKDEIMMVREEEAIYMPKMTGVQYEKKVKDFLRNHHNHIVIHRLRTNQPLTDTDLHGLETTLAEIGEEDGKTLLSGLLIRSGAPSLAHFVRSLVGLDRSAAHSLFAEFLTDRSLSPQQIRFIEMVIDQLTARGMMDVSALYEPPFSNLHCGGPDMLFVTKKNIIEGIFDKLNVVNSGLSLQAG